The following coding sequences are from one Lolium rigidum isolate FL_2022 chromosome 6, APGP_CSIRO_Lrig_0.1, whole genome shotgun sequence window:
- the LOC124661954 gene encoding uncharacterized protein LOC124661954: MGAAATEGQTKEEGGRTAGITAMGLRPARKQGRATGLRPARKGRATGLRRAWKGELLSFVGRVLFASTFLLSVYQEATEFGDDGGPAAKFLEPKFNRFVKQVSTYTGMAVPHVEIKTVVAVTIHLRAGGALLFIFYSSIGSFLLIVYLAFITPIVHDFYNYKRGSPQCVLLCIEFSQNLALYGALLFFWAMKRSIEGR, encoded by the exons ATGGGCGCCGCCGCGACCGAGGGCCAGACGAAGGAGGAAGGAGGACGGACGGCCGGAATCACAGCGATGGGGTTACGCCCAGCGAGGAAGCAAGGTCGAGCGACGGGGTTACGCCCTGCGAGGAAGGGTCGAGCGACGGGGCTACGCCGAGCGTGGAAGGGAGAGTTACTCTCCTTCGTCGGGAGGGTGCTCTTCGCCTCTACCTTCCTCCTCTCCGTCTACCAGGA GGCAACTGAGTTTGGAGATGATGGCGGACCAGCAGCCAAGTTCCTGGAGCCCAAATTCAACCGCTTCGTCAAGCAGGTGTCCACCTACACTGGAATGGCTGTGCCGCACGTCGAG ATCAAGACCGTCGTCGCCGTTACCATTCATCTCAGAGCCGGTGGTGCTCTCCTGTTCATCTTTTATAGCTCGATTGGCTCGTTTCTACTG ATTGTTTATCTTGCGTTCATAACCCCTATTGTGCACGACTTCTACAACTACAAAAGAGGGTCGCCGCAATGTGTTCTGCTGTGTATCGAGTTTTCACAG AACCTGGCCCTTTACGGTGCGCTGCTCTTCTTCTGGGCGATGAAGAGATCCATCGAAGGGCGATGA